The Chanos chanos chromosome 6, fChaCha1.1, whole genome shotgun sequence genome includes a region encoding these proteins:
- the trarg1a gene encoding trafficking regulator of GLUT4 1 translates to MAINTDREFEKSALGESGVVQPTESQETEKLLSVTTTEPTGGNGIKMSSSFTVNVEGDKALDADQNGHSVPLRSGSAGHLGSAPLSPSRVSLSRSSTGNTVQEQEKPKDYLLLVIFSCFCPVWPLSIIALVYSVMSRNSLQQGDVDGARRLGRLARLLSIVSVVLGLLMIIVYAVVTAMGN, encoded by the exons ATGGCAATAAACACAGATAGAGAGTTTGAAAAATCCGCCCTGGGAGAGAGCGGTGTCGTGCAACCCACTGAGTCCCAGGAGACTGAGAAACTTCTCAGTGTAACGACCACCGAGCCAACTGGCGGAAATGGGATCAAGATGTCCAGCTCTTTCACCGTTAATGTAGAGGGTGATAAAGCCCTGGATGCGGACCAAAACGGTCACAGTGTGCCTCTTAGGTCAGGGTCGGCGGGGCACCTCGGAAGCGCCCCGCTCTCACCGTCCCGCGTCAGTTTAAGTCGTTCATCCACTGGGAATACTGTCCAAGAGCAGGAAAAACCAAAAGACTACCTCTTATTGGTCATTTTCTCGTGCTTTTGCCCCGTCTGGCCACTCAGCATCATTGCGCTGGTTTATTCTGTCATG tccagAAACAGTCTACAGCAGGGCGACGTTGATGGGGCCAGGCGCCTGGGACGACTGGCCCGTCTCCTCAGCATTGTCTCCGTCGTTCTGGGTCTGCTAATGATCATTGTCTATGCAGTGGTGACAG CAATGGGAAACTGA